In Arachis stenosperma cultivar V10309 chromosome 1, arast.V10309.gnm1.PFL2, whole genome shotgun sequence, one DNA window encodes the following:
- the LOC130966263 gene encoding F-box protein At2g26160-like: protein MDREKVDWSELPIELWPKIGKCLENHIDVLRFRSVCETWRSSIPSSHPNSPSFPMKIPHPINSSIKASLTQATLYLIESTDASFGSKLDPLAPSSSKGWLIKVEEGPKGVSLRLVSPISGRKIFHPSEDSPMIWNLLNYRVIELCKSYTLQNTGRFSASVSKVVFFPNSSWVGVEDSVACCVFLEGRLGIMKHGDEKWALVDDKNFYYDDVIVHRGQFYVTDKWGTISWVDTNSLKLIQFTPPLCGFGNKKHLVESCGSLYVVDRYYETEPRRRNYFGRQENRDAAVECFKVYKLDEDWGTWVDVKKLGDRAFILGRNCNFSVSAKELTGYQGNCIYFTDMFDLRMYSLDDHSIVTIDFDPSIEKNMMPQTAWLGHTI from the coding sequence ATGGATCGTGAGAAGGTAGATTGGTCTGAACTCCCCATAGAGCTATGGCCCAAGATTGGAAAGTGTCTAGAGAATCACATAGATGTTCTAAGATTCAGAAGTGTTTGTGAAACTTGGAGATCTTCCATCCCTTCTTCTCATCCAAATTCTCCATCTTTTCCAATGAAAATCCCTCACCCCATCAATTCCTCCATTAAAGCAAGCCTTACCCAAGCTACCCTTTATCTTATTGAGTCAACTGATGCAAGCTTTGGCTCCAAGTTGGATCCTTTGGCACCTTCTTCTTCCAAAGGGTGGTTGATCAAGGTTGAAGAAGGTCCAAAGGGTGTTTCTTTGAGGCTGGTTAGCCCAATATCTGGCCGGAAAATCTTTCATCCTTCTGAAGATTCTCCAATGATTTGGAACCTTTTGAACTATAGAGTCATTGAATTATGCAAATCCTACACCCTTCAGAACACTGGCAGGTTCTCTGCTTCTGTGAGCAAGGTTGTTTTCTTTCCAAACTCTTCTTGGGTTGGTGTTGAAGATTCGGTTGCTTGTTGTGTGTTTTTAGAGGGAAGATTGGGGATAATGAAACATGGTGATGAGAAATGGGCACTAGTGGATGACAAGAATTTCTATTATGATGATGTTATTGTGCATAGGGGTCAGTTCTATGTCACTGATAAGTGGGGCACTATCTCATGGGTAGATACAAATTCCTTGAAATTGATTCAGTTCACACCTCCCTTGTGTGGTTTTGGTAACAAGAAACATTTGGTTGAATCATGCGGGAGTCTCTATGTTGTTGATAGGTACTATGAAACTGAGCCAAGGAGGAGAAACTACTTCGGCCGCCAGGAAAACCGAGATGCTGCCGTGGAATGTTTCAAGGTTTATAAGTTGGATGAAGATTGGGGAACTTGGGTTGATGTGAAAAAATTGGGAGATAGAGCCTTCATTTTGGGTAGAAATTGTAATTTCTCTGTTTCGGCTAAAGAACTCACTGGATATCAAGGGAACTGCATTTACTTCACTGATATGTTTGATTTAAGGATGTACAGCTTGGATGATCATAGCATTGTTACCATTGACTTTGATCCAAGTATTGAGAAGAATATGATGCCTCAAACCGCTTGGCTAGGTCACACTATTTGA